DNA sequence from the Malus sylvestris chromosome 10, drMalSylv7.2, whole genome shotgun sequence genome:
CCACTAGTAgatgggatttgaatgattgagattGTGTCATTGAGTGGGAGTGGCTCAAATCAaggttctttcttttccttaatGATAAGAACTTTACTTATGTGGAGAAATATAACAGTATGTAATGGCAAGTTTGCTGGGAGTGTATATGATAGAGGAAAGTAAAGAGAGTAAGTGTGACTGGACTAGAAATATAAATACTGTAAGTGAAATAAGTAAATACAATGGCAATAGAAATGCAAATGAGAGTATAAGGAAATCGACACTATTAGGAAAAATAGCACAACAGGGTATTGAATTGAGTTGAATTGTTTAATTGATTGGTTGAGTCTCCTTAATCCTTTTGCCTCTGCTTCTTTATATAGAGAATTGAGAGAAGTTGCGTCGCCAACTTCACGTTATGGAGACGAATGCCACCGTCCAAATCCACTTGCAATGAGAAAGCATGCAATTTTGTTGATTAAACAAAGGACTTGGCACAACTCCACCGCCCaaatgaaaaggaaacaaattatTTTGATGCCAAACCTTCCAACTTATGCAGCCAAACATCTTGCAAGTTAGCCTAATTGCATAAAAACCCCCCACAAAATGCCAAAATTTGACTTTGACCCAAATAAGTGAATTTGTGTCAAATTTTAGTACAAACAGACTATCACAAAAGTATGTTATAGACCAATGATGGAAATATCCTGTATATTGATTCATCTACTGCAGCTGCATGCTAGTTAATAcactatacatatatatatatatatatatgtatatatgtatatgtatatgtatagtAGTACTAGCATATCAGCATGTACACACAAATTGCACTATGCAGACATAACATATCTACCACGCACAACGTACGTACCACTCAGCTGCGTTGCGTGCGTACGTGCGCCTAATGATCGAGCACCACTAAAGACGAAGACGACGACATCGGAGGAATCCCTTGCTGATTCCTGAAAACGTTGGTTGGATCAATAAGTGTTTTTGCTCTCACCAATCTGTCGTAGTTATTTAGGAAGTACTTTTCACCCCAATTCCTGGCAATTTCCACAGCGTCAGATTCATCATCCTTaaccaaattattatttaaaggaAACTGCTGCCGCATCATCACTCCGAGGTCGAGGTCAACATAGTTGATATAAGCAGCCCTAGGACCCCACGAAACATACTCTGTCATTGCATTGTGGAATCTTCTTATCCATTCTATGTAGTCATTTATTTTGTGATTATCTTCTTCTTTCCATTCCACCAGGTACTGAATTGTAAAGAGGTTACCTTTTCTGTGAGGAAATGCAATGGCTTCGCTGCTTATATCATGCATAAGCCCACCATAAGGATCTAAAATCACGTACCCTTTCGGCTCCTCCTCAAGTATTTCCAGGGCTGCCCTTATCCCTCTGTAAGAAATTGGGGTCCTAACGTAATCCGATTTCGCTTTGAAAAATCCCTTGCCTTGCAGATATCGATTTCTCAAGTCGGACACCGAGCTTCCCTTACTTAGGCCGGAGAAGAACACGATGGACTCGATCCAACTCATTTCTGCGCAATCTTCTTCTGCAACACCCAAGTCAGGAAAAACTTTGTTTAGGATGGACATGGCGCTGCTTCTTGGACCCAGATAAAACCCCTTGAACGTAGCTGATATATTAGTACTACTAGTAGCAGTAACAGTAGTAGTCTTGACCTCTGGCAACCCAGCGCCGACAAAGCACGAAATGTAGAAATCGTCTTCCAAGTAAGGTGCGATGTGTTGCCACTTGTCTACCAGCCTTGCTACATTATGATTAAAGATTTCGTTGCCTCCTCCTCCTGCAGCAGCAGAAGCAGCTCTAGACACTACGAAAGCAGTTACGACTTGTGGCACATTCAACAACTGGATTTTCCAAGCATAGACAATCCCGAAAACACCCCCACCACCTCCTCTAATTGCCCAAAACACGTCCTCTCCCATGCCTTGTCGGTCTAACAGTTGTCCGTTTGCATCAACAAGTAGTGCATCCACCACGTTATCGGCTGCAAGTCCGTATTTCCTCGACATGAGGCCGAATCCACCACCAGCAATATGGCCTCCAGCGCCTACAGTTGGGCATGACCCGGCTGAGAACCCATGAAGATTGCTTGCTTGGGCAATCGCATGGTATGTCTCACCAAGCGTTGCACCTCCTTCCACCCATGCAGTTTCCGTTTCCAAATCCACCGACACACCGTTCAAGTTCATCATGTCGATGATCACAAACAGAGCTCCATCTACAGCAACGGATGATGTCCCTTCGTAGCTGTGTCCACCACTCCTTACTCTGATTTCCAACAACCCTTGTCTAGAGCATGACACAGAGTTTACTAGCTGCTCAACGCTCTCGGGAAGTATGATGGCTACTGGCTTAGGAAGGGCAGGATCAGCGAAACGAAGATTTTGGATGGAAAAGTTGAGCAGCTTGTAGTAAGCTGCAGACTCATTTTCCGTGTTAGGGAATGTGGTAAAGTTGTTGATGTCATGAAGCGTCAAACAAAAAGTGATTTGGTCCGCAGGAAATTCAGCTAAACAAGGAACGAGAAGGCACATAATAAACAAGAGAGGGGATTGAATCGTGTATCGGTTTctttctgccatgtttagttgCTACCTAGATCGGTTCCTTATTCAATTTTTGAAGCTGTATATATGCATATGGagccaaaagaaacaaaagaggtggattttaaattttaatgaagaagaaaaaaaaatatgagaataATTACGTGATACATTCAGGACAAACAGACGAAGAGATCAATGTAAGGGTGACATGCATGCGGCCGGcaattgaataaaaatttgGAAGTTGAACCAAGTAAAATACTTGCTTAATTACCATATTCTTTTTAGAGACTGATTTTCACACAATTTTTAGCCACTCACACACATTCCTCTGTATTCTTGAGTTGaccaattaaataaatcaaacggcgacatgcaaaattaaacaaaagaatgcacaagaaaaaaaaaatattgtgttTATCATTTGCCTATTCACAGTGCCATACTGGAAAGGGACAAACCTGAACTAGTTTGTATGATTAAATACTGATTAAACTAGTTAGGTGGGGgagaggggggggggagagagagagagagagagagagagaatcacaTATTTTTAGCACAAAAGTATGAAAGGTTAGAAAATGTCCTAAAATATGCATGCGACAACATGCCGGCCAACCAAAGGGTCCAAAGCCTGCCCAATTCCTACGTCGCCTCCTGTGTTTTTATCTGAGAGATGTGCATTGCATgtacatgtatatatgtatcCATACCTACATGGTTACATACACATCTCTAAAGTTCTCTTGTCGTAATTCTGTCCTAGGCTCCTATCTCATCTTAAACGCACATACGCGTGTGCTCGCGCGGGCACAAACACAGCTTCAAGAAAGACTAGTAATGCTGGTGATGAACAATACAGACCAATGTTTGTGATGAGACAATGAATAACACAAGCGCATATGTTACGTGCGACAATGTTGGAGACTAAAACAGTAGGATAAAGTGCACCACAAATTCAAATTCAGGATTtcagaataaaataaaatgaaaattatgaaaatatataCGAAACTAGCCAAGTTAACCAGTCTCATCTTGAGCGCTTGCAAAAGAGCACATATACATCTGCAAAAGGCTCTTCTGGccacttcttttctttttccagttAGAAAACCCTTCTGGCCTTAACGAAAAAGCAATGCAAAGGGTTTCCGcaaatttgatttttgaactTTGACTAAGAAAATGACAACTCTAAGTGTTATGTTCCTAGCTAACAATAATACACAGAAAGCTAAACAAATAGATAAATCATCGACCTCGAGAAAATGAAGCACATAGTAAGCATCACACTGGTCGTATGCCTTTGATCTTTCTGTTACAACCTTCAACTCTTTATCCCTTGCCCTAACCTGCAAAACAAAAATCTTTAAAGATTTAGCCAGACAACTTGAGAGAAAATCAGAAAGAAGGGCAAAAAGAAACGCCGTGGTTcggaagacaaaaaaaaaaaaaaacagttgcaACATGATCAAGCACTCTAGGCTGCTAAAAAGATAACATATTGTCCTCGTCCTAGCAAATTATGAATTGAATGCTCAATTAAGTATAAAAGCCATGGAATATGACATTTTTGGGTTGACAAAGGAAATTGAAGTTGTCATTAACAGATCAAAGGCTATTTGGCGTACCAAAGATGGATCATTATTGGGGCACAATGAAGAAATGCTaataagaaattaataaaattattaacAAGAATTAACCAGGTTTAGCCTCAATGTATAAATGGGAAGTTATGGAATGATGTATGCTTTAAGATCATATAGGTTTCACTTTTTTGAGCaaacgatatatatatatatttcttactTATATACCagcaaaataaaaattgatcaTGTGATAAGAAATAAGTAATTATGCATCTTGATTTAATCTGAATTTGTTTGCTGTAAAATTTTTTATGCTATAGAGTTACAATCATGTAAAACCCTGGAGGAAAGAGTAAATTTCCATATTCGAAACGGAACTTCCAATTAAATCCACTAGATGTCGGAATATACAGCATGAGAAAATTACCTCGGCCTGTGGGATTTTTCCCCGCAGCAAAAGATCTACACTCTTTTCTGTCTGCCGGATGatagtgaagggaaaaagaaagaaatattatatgaagagaaagagagagagatagttgTCCGTTGAACCATTAGATTTCCATCCAAAGGGTTAGAATATGGTGAAAATTGAATAATTATAAATAGAGCAAATGTCATTTACTTACAGCCTCTAACTCTAAGCCTTTAACCTTTTAAGAATTAGATTTCCATCCAACGCTAACACTAGCCAGTAACTGTCTGAAAAACACTATGCGCACGTGTCTATACATGTAACCAGTCATTTCTAGCAGCGAGGTTTACATTCAAGAAGAAACTGCGATAGACCCAAACATATAATTAGACAGAGacataaaaagaatgatacTTGGTACTTTTCAAGGGGATAGAGATGTTGAAACAAATACTTATAAAGTTCCCCTACATTAACTTCTGCAATTGAATTTTGTGTACGGTTTTAGCAATCCATATTCAAGTACAATAATACCTGAGATTAAATTTTAAAGCGAGGATGGAAGTTGATTTACACACCCGATGTGTAACCCAATAGTGCCTCTGTCTCATCTCAATTAAGAACTCAAATGTTGGAGATGCTTGTCTTTCAAGAATGGATTTCTGACATTTTTCTAGATTTGGCTTCTCCATCTCCTAAAGTTCTTAACAACTAAAGAAATGCAGAAGAAATCTTAGAGagaaatcgaagaagaaggaagaaaggaatagagagagaaagaaaggaaaccGAACAGTCTTTCTGTATATTGTATTGAATGAATGATTACACATGGTTTGCTATATATATAGTTGTTTACACTTGATGACTCAGCACTCTCTTTCTTAACCAACTAACTAACTTGTAACTGACTTGTACTAAATGGCATGTGGTGAATGATAAGCTATGATACACCCTTAGTTAttatcccccctcaatctcagcTAGGGTAACCTAGTCTGAGATTGCAACAATGGCGAATAAAAGCAGGACCATGCAACCCTTTTGTCAAGATATCTGCAGTCTGATGGTCAGTAGGCACATACTGAACTTGTAAATCCTTCCTTTGAACCTTTTcgcaaacaaaatgaaaatccgtGTCCAAATGTTTAATTCGTGTATGAAATACAGGGTTTGAACAGAGAGCTAAAGCAGAAAGATTGTCACATTGCAACAATGGTGGTTCAGACAGAAACTGATGTAGATCTTTTAACAGTAGTCGTATCCAGACAATATCAGCTGCACAATGTGCCAAGGCTTTATATTCTGCCTCCGTTGAACTTCTGGAAACTGAGGCTTGCTTCTTAGACTGCCACGATATAGGATTGGACCCCATGAAAACCACAAACCCGGTAACAGATCTCCTTGTATTCGGATCAGCAGCCCAATCAGAATCTGAGAAAGCAGTTAAGGATGTGTCCTGTGATGCTGAATATGTAATTCCACACTGCAAAGTACCTTGTATATACCTTAAGATTCTTTTAACTAGATCAAAATGTATATCAGTAGGAGTGTTCATATATTGACAAGCCACACCCACAGCATAGGACAAATCCGGTCTAGTAAAAGTTAAGTATTGCAAAGCACCAACTAGACTCCTGTATGCACTTGGGTCTTCCAAAATCGTACCTTCAGTAGCCAGAAGTTGAGTATGAGGCTTGCATGGAGTTGCAGTAGGTTTACAGCCATCCATTCTAGCTTTATGAAGCAAATCTCTTGCATACTTAGACTGATTGATGAAAATATCCCCATTGGCTTTATACTCAACCTGTAATCCCAGAAAATAAGCCAATCTACCCATATCCTTTAATTCAAACACATCTCCAAGTTCCTGAATTATAGCTTGAACCTGATTCTTATTGGATCCAGTGAGAatgatgtcatctacatatagtaATAGAACAACAATATCAGTGCCATCATGTTTCACAAATAAACTTGTATCTGATTGAGACATTTGAAAACCCATTGCAGGTAAGTATCCTGTAAATTTGGCATTCCATGCTCGTGGGGCCTGTTTCAAGCCATACAAAGACTTCATCAACTTGCATACATATCCAGGATAAGTAGAATCCACAAACCCTTGTGGTTGTTTCATATAAACCTCTTCCTCCAATTCACCATGCAAGAATGCATTCTTAACATATAACTGTCTTAATTCCCACTGAAATTGAGCTGCAAGAGTAATGATTAACCGAACTGTGGTATGTCGCACAACAGGACTGAATGTCTCAAAATAATCTAGTCCATGCTCTTGATTATACCCTTGAGCTACTAATCTAGCTTTATATCTTGAAATAGACCCATCAGGATTATTTTTCATCTTGTAAACCCATTTGCTACCAATAATTGCTCTGTGTGTAGGTGGAGGGACAAGCTTCCATGTGGCTTGACCTTTCAATGCATCGAACTCTTCTTGCATGGCTCTTTGCCAATTAACATTTGTAGCTGCACTTCGAAAGGTTGTAGGCTCAGCTAGATCATTAATTTGAGCCAAAAAGGAAAACCCCCCAGTACCATAGTTATCATGTTCATCAATCTGTAAAGTTGACAACTGAGGAAAGGTAGCTATAAAGGCTGAATAATCTTTTCTTGAAATAGCCCCTGTTTGTAACCTAGTTTGCATCCTTGGAACAGAATTATCAGATTGAATATGCTCAGATACTTCAGAAGAAATTAGAGGAAAAGTTACCTCTAATTGTGCAGGATT
Encoded proteins:
- the LOC126587532 gene encoding berberine bridge enzyme-like D-2 yields the protein MAERNRYTIQSPLLFIMCLLVPCLAEFPADQITFCLTLHDINNFTTFPNTENESAAYYKLLNFSIQNLRFADPALPKPVAIILPESVEQLVNSVSCSRQGLLEIRVRSGGHSYEGTSSVAVDGALFVIIDMMNLNGVSVDLETETAWVEGGATLGETYHAIAQASNLHGFSAGSCPTVGAGGHIAGGGFGLMSRKYGLAADNVVDALLVDANGQLLDRQGMGEDVFWAIRGGGGGVFGIVYAWKIQLLNVPQVVTAFVVSRAASAAAGGGGNEIFNHNVARLVDKWQHIAPYLEDDFYISCFVGAGLPEVKTTTVTATSSTNISATFKGFYLGPRSSAMSILNKVFPDLGVAEEDCAEMSWIESIVFFSGLSKGSSVSDLRNRYLQGKGFFKAKSDYVRTPISYRGIRAALEILEEEPKGYVILDPYGGLMHDISSEAIAFPHRKGNLFTIQYLVEWKEEDNHKINDYIEWIRRFHNAMTEYVSWGPRAAYINYVDLDLGVMMRQQFPLNNNLVKDDESDAVEIARNWGEKYFLNNYDRLVRAKTLIDPTNVFRNQQGIPPMSSSSSLVVLDH